Proteins found in one Elephas maximus indicus isolate mEleMax1 chromosome 11, mEleMax1 primary haplotype, whole genome shotgun sequence genomic segment:
- the LOC126086036 gene encoding zinc finger protein 350-like isoform X7: MSQEQKKMVKAQESLTFNDVAVEFSWEEWQLLLPAQKDLYQDVMLENYNNLVSVGYQVNKPNAPCKLRRGEQLWTVQDEIHSRTFSEIWKVNDHLPGQSQNERVNRMESCHEYNAYENIFNWQKSHFTLHRNDGIFDLLGKTAKSNLSLINHSRSYEIKNSAELNRDEKAFCHTNHEQFHTEIKFSESQKSNSMKSQIIKHKKTHKIEKLHVCSECGKAFIKKSWLTDHQIIHTGEKPHRCSLCGKAFSRKFMLTEHQRTHTGEKPYECTECGKAFLKKSRLNIHQKTHTGEKPYTCSECGKGFIQKGNLIVHQRIHTGEKPYTCSDCGKGFIQKTCLIAHRRFHTGKTPFVCSECGKSCSQKSGLIKHQRIHTGEKPFQCSECGKAFATKQKLIVHQRTHTGERPYGCTECGKTFAYMSCLVKHKRIHTREKHVDAVKVEDPSAVSHSSSHTSDLMQDKNPVNKVTMQIPSMAAQTSVNISEVLPDRNIVLVGQPAARCEHSGDTREFVQERNLMNAVNVVVPSVINYVLYYVTENS, from the exons GAATCACTGACATTCAACGATGTGGCTGTGGAGTTCAGCTGGGAGGAATGGCAGCTCCTGCTCCCTGCTCAAAAGGACCTGTACCAGGACGTGATGTTGGAGAACTATAACAACCTGGTGTCTGTGG GGTATCAAGTTAATAAACCAAATGCACCATGCAAGTTGAGAAGAGGAGAACAGCTATGGACTGTACAAGATGAAATCCATAGTCGAACCTTTTCAG AAATTTGGAAAGTTAATGATCATCTGCCTGGGCAGTCGCAAAATGAAAGGGTGAATAGAATGGAAAGCTGCCATGAATATAatgcatatgaaaatatttttaattggcaAAAAAGTCATTTTACTTTACATCGAAATGATGGTATATTTGACTTACTTGGAAAAACTGCAAAATCAAATTTATCTTTAATCAACCACAGCAGAAGCTATGAAATAAAGAACTCTGCTGAGCTTAATAGAGATGAAAAAGCCTTTTGCCATACTAACCATGAACAATTTCATACAGAAATTAAATTCTCTGAGAGTCAAAAATCCAACAGCATGAAGTCCCAAATCATTAAGCATAAGAAAACTCACAAAATAGAAAAATTGCATGTatgcagtgaatgtggaaaagccttcatcAAGAAGTCTTGGCTAACTGATCATCAGATCATTCACACAGGAGAAAAACCCCATAGATGCAGTctatgtgggaaagccttctccAGAAAGTTTATGCTAACTGAACATCAGAGAACTCATACAggagaaaaaccttatgaatgcacagaatgtgggaaagcctttcttAAGAAATCACGGCTAAATATACATCAGAAAACTCATACAGGAGAAAAACCCTATACatgcagtgaatgtggaaaaGGCTTTATCCAGAAGGGAAATCTCATTGTTCATCAACGAATTCATACAGGTGAGAAACCATATACATGCAGTGATTGTGGAAAAGGCTTCATCCAGAAGACATGTCTCATAGCACATCGAAGATTTCACACAGGAAAGACGCCATTTGTTTGCAGTGAATGTGGAAAATCTTGTTCTCAGAAGTCAGGTCTCATTAAACATCAAAGaattcacacaggagagaaaccttttcaatgcagtgaatgtgggaaagcctttgccACAAAGCAAAAGCTAATTGTACATCAAAGAACTCATACAGGAGAGAGACCGTATGGCTGCACAGAGTGTGGAAAAACTTTTGCTTACATGTCCTGCCTTGTTAAACATAAAAGAATACACACAAGGGAGAAACATGTAGATGCAGTCAAGGTGGAAGACCCTTCTGCAGTGAGTCACAGCTCATCACATACCAGTGATCTCATGCAAGACAAAAACCCTGTTAATAAAGTGACTATGCAAATACCTTCCATGGCAGCTCAGACATCAGTAAACATCAGCGAGGTCCTACCAGATAGGAACATAGTCCTGGTGGGGCAGCCTGCTGCCAGATGTGAACACTCAGGAGATACCAGAGAATTTGtacaggagagaaaccttatgaatgcagTGAATGTGGTAGTACCTTCAGTGATCAattatgtcctttattatgtcacAGAAAACTCATAG